From the Bdellovibrio reynosensis genome, one window contains:
- a CDS encoding carcinine hydrolase/isopenicillin-N N-acyltransferase family protein produces MKHLLFIFVFLIPFYASAECLLKNELNGQKHFSCKAPGTNKSFHVLDLKGGYAETAYYHGYFLKNEIDTGVLKGIIVRTERAFAELSAKELEQIQLIRKCVINNYRASVSEEFKNGLVNLYAGYKAGGGTTPWKTFEEANYMVEFSIFADSMQRQLAENPTKGKLKVFGSCAPYIIGKALLSPFKKLAEGLRSLKMGCTGISAAASFTGSDLVHGRNFDTGLLSFYEPEQVVIINRQRSGLNAVGLASPGLHYAGGISGFNNYGISVSLHELQTEGTKIRYADGTSDVAPYLLHKVLLTARTLDDAIHIIKTRKGFGAWTFFVSDSKSDEQASIELSGDTVVVARRAKNKYLAQSNHFVAAETSAEGYEYSLNKTLETRARFKHVSRTLEENQGRIDAQWVIDRLTGHYDELVGPRAFGRTTTKLYTAATHVIVPGRQEWWMSVAETYPTNRSHFVGLRLGAGGSTPVEFIGVTKAYEEPGKELWYDSMKYYVQSYLSNEHDHKTIAGLDRTLGLLEQARAKSLENDIYEYTYEFMWARIKVLRAAKNIMNKNRTAALQDLTQAQDNFKKIFENVPSLHAYEKFQVHMWIFRAESLKSQKLQNATTLNFHRTQALGILKTLIQQYPRQSELYDLEWSLNQSEQLYTVLGAGIRLGTVE; encoded by the coding sequence ATGAAACATTTATTATTCATCTTTGTATTTCTAATTCCATTTTATGCTAGTGCTGAATGTTTATTAAAAAATGAACTGAACGGCCAAAAACATTTTTCCTGCAAAGCTCCGGGCACCAATAAGTCTTTTCACGTATTAGATCTTAAGGGCGGCTATGCTGAGACCGCTTATTATCATGGTTACTTTCTGAAAAATGAAATCGACACAGGAGTTCTAAAAGGAATTATCGTGCGCACTGAAAGAGCCTTTGCGGAATTAAGCGCTAAAGAGCTGGAACAAATCCAACTTATTCGCAAATGCGTAATTAATAATTATCGCGCCAGCGTGTCTGAAGAATTCAAGAACGGCCTAGTAAACTTGTATGCAGGATACAAAGCTGGCGGCGGCACGACACCATGGAAAACTTTTGAAGAAGCCAATTACATGGTGGAGTTTTCGATCTTTGCTGATTCCATGCAAAGACAGCTTGCGGAAAACCCCACAAAGGGAAAACTTAAAGTCTTTGGTTCTTGCGCGCCATACATTATTGGCAAAGCCTTATTATCACCGTTTAAAAAGCTGGCCGAAGGATTGCGCTCATTAAAAATGGGTTGCACAGGGATCAGTGCTGCAGCTTCCTTTACAGGCTCGGACTTAGTTCACGGCAGAAACTTTGATACAGGGCTTTTAAGTTTTTATGAACCTGAACAAGTTGTTATTATCAATCGCCAGCGCAGTGGCTTAAATGCTGTGGGCCTGGCTTCACCAGGTCTTCATTATGCGGGTGGAATTAGTGGTTTTAATAACTATGGGATTTCAGTAAGCCTGCATGAGTTGCAAACTGAAGGCACAAAAATTCGCTATGCAGATGGAACGTCTGATGTTGCACCGTATCTGTTACATAAAGTTCTATTAACAGCGCGTACTTTGGATGATGCCATCCATATTATCAAAACCAGAAAAGGCTTCGGCGCTTGGACTTTCTTTGTTTCTGATTCTAAATCTGATGAACAGGCTTCGATTGAACTTAGTGGTGACACGGTCGTGGTTGCTAGACGTGCGAAGAATAAATACTTAGCACAAAGCAATCACTTCGTTGCTGCAGAAACTTCCGCTGAAGGTTATGAATACAGTCTTAATAAAACTTTAGAAACTCGCGCACGTTTTAAACACGTGTCTCGCACGCTGGAAGAAAACCAAGGCCGTATTGATGCACAATGGGTTATTGATCGTTTAACCGGTCACTATGATGAGCTTGTGGGACCTAGAGCTTTTGGTCGCACCACAACCAAACTTTATACGGCTGCGACCCATGTCATCGTTCCAGGCCGTCAAGAATGGTGGATGAGTGTCGCTGAAACTTATCCAACCAATCGTTCACACTTTGTGGGTTTACGACTGGGTGCTGGTGGTTCGACACCTGTTGAATTTATCGGTGTGACGAAAGCTTACGAAGAACCAGGTAAAGAACTTTGGTATGACTCCATGAAATATTATGTTCAGAGTTATTTAAGTAATGAACATGATCATAAAACGATTGCAGGACTAGATCGCACACTAGGTCTTTTAGAACAAGCCCGTGCTAAATCATTAGAAAATGATATCTATGAATACACCTATGAATTCATGTGGGCTCGTATCAAAGTTTTGCGTGCAGCAAAAAATATCATGAACAAAAATAGAACTGCGGCGTTGCAAGATTTGACGCAAGCTCAAGATAATTTCAAAAAGATTTTTGAGAATGTCCCAAGTCTTCATGCTTACGAAAAGTTTCAAGTCCACATGTGGATTTTTAGAGCAGAAAGTTTGAAATCCCAAAAGCTTCAAAACGCCACGACTTTAAATTTCCATCGCACACAAGCATTAGGAATTTTAAAGACATTGATTCAACAATACCCACGACAAAGCGAACTTTATGATCTTGAGTGGAGCTTAAATCAGTCAGAACAACTTTATACAGTTTTAGGCGCAGGTATTCGCTTAGGAACTGTGGAATAA
- a CDS encoding MnmC family methyltransferase, which produces MKSWADIGFEIEITRDESPSLRLLHSIDPNKPYGESMHHSGGAATETFLIYGAPIKETLEKIQNPHFLVVGLGIGYIELVIAKEALLLGRSSQDVGLITSYESLPELREYFHKWLQGRTTELHPEVVKTYEAVVAAVLADSNLKAQDLKNFVLNHFKSVDDIQTALLPDSKPLSKYHCILYDAFSSKTTPHLWEEEFLTEFFKEGTAENALVSSYACRVSFKNALTRAGFNLVIRPGFMSKRNSTLGTKNF; this is translated from the coding sequence ATGAAGTCATGGGCGGATATCGGGTTTGAGATCGAAATCACGAGGGATGAAAGCCCTTCGTTGCGCTTACTTCATTCTATCGATCCTAATAAGCCTTATGGGGAATCCATGCACCATTCAGGGGGCGCCGCCACTGAAACCTTTCTAATCTATGGAGCCCCGATCAAGGAGACTCTTGAAAAGATCCAGAATCCTCACTTTTTAGTCGTTGGATTAGGGATCGGGTATATTGAGCTGGTTATCGCTAAAGAAGCTTTGCTGCTGGGAAGATCTTCGCAAGATGTGGGATTGATCACAAGTTATGAAAGCCTTCCTGAATTGCGTGAGTATTTTCATAAGTGGCTTCAGGGTCGTACGACAGAGTTACATCCTGAGGTCGTAAAAACCTATGAGGCTGTCGTAGCCGCAGTGTTAGCTGATTCAAACCTTAAAGCGCAAGATTTAAAGAATTTTGTCTTAAATCATTTTAAGTCTGTTGATGATATCCAAACCGCACTGTTGCCGGACTCAAAACCGTTATCAAAATATCACTGCATTTTATACGACGCTTTTAGCTCTAAGACGACGCCGCACCTGTGGGAAGAAGAATTTCTAACGGAGTTTTTTAAAGAAGGCACTGCTGAGAATGCTTTAGTATCAAGTTATGCCTGCAGGGTGAGTTTTAAAAATGCTCTTACCCGTGCAGGCTTTAACCTTGTTATCCGTCCTGGTTTTATGTCAAAACGGAATTCTACGTTAGGTACAAAGAACTTCTAA
- a CDS encoding TIGR01212 family radical SAM protein (This family includes YhcC from E. coli K-12, an uncharacterized radical SAM protein.), translated as MEKGWLGLPYHTISEHYNKLFGEKVYKVPVSVVDDCPNRRGLKGMQTCVFCDVWGSAANAESLSMELRTQIEKYQTQIGDRYKAKAFLIYFQAYTNTFTKVSALRHNFDVALSYPWVKGFTLGTRPDCLSKAVLDLWQEYHERSFVAVELGVQSFFNDQLEFMRRGHTAEASIEAVHKIANSTKVDLGIHLIFGNPGETDEHIIKTAEIVNTLPITNVKLHNLHVLKQTPLEEMYAKGEFTPIDRETYAHRVEVFLKHLSPKFAMHRLAAYSSRWDELIAPEWTKDKMGTHQYIIDHLRAQKAYQSQNFVATTAEDIAAQSYLQKKSVPLSPNLV; from the coding sequence ATGGAAAAAGGCTGGTTAGGACTTCCCTATCATACAATCAGTGAGCACTACAATAAGCTCTTTGGCGAAAAGGTTTATAAGGTGCCTGTATCTGTCGTGGATGATTGTCCCAACCGCCGTGGCCTTAAGGGCATGCAAACTTGCGTGTTTTGCGATGTCTGGGGATCAGCGGCCAATGCGGAAAGCCTTTCCATGGAATTACGCACGCAAATTGAAAAGTATCAGACTCAGATTGGTGATCGTTACAAAGCGAAAGCTTTTTTGATCTACTTCCAAGCTTACACAAATACATTCACTAAAGTTTCAGCTCTTCGTCACAACTTTGATGTGGCCCTTTCTTATCCGTGGGTAAAGGGTTTTACCCTAGGAACTCGTCCCGATTGTCTTTCGAAAGCGGTTTTAGATTTATGGCAGGAATATCACGAAAGATCCTTTGTCGCTGTTGAACTAGGTGTACAGAGTTTCTTTAATGACCAACTAGAATTCATGCGTCGCGGGCACACTGCGGAAGCTTCGATTGAAGCCGTTCACAAGATTGCGAACTCTACGAAAGTGGATTTAGGGATTCATTTGATTTTCGGAAATCCTGGCGAAACGGATGAGCATATCATCAAGACTGCTGAGATCGTAAATACCCTGCCAATCACAAATGTAAAGCTTCATAACCTACACGTCCTAAAACAAACCCCACTTGAAGAGATGTATGCGAAGGGTGAATTCACTCCGATTGATCGCGAAACTTACGCTCATCGTGTAGAGGTGTTTTTAAAACATTTATCTCCGAAATTTGCGATGCATAGACTTGCTGCTTATTCGTCTCGCTGGGATGAATTGATCGCTCCAGAGTGGACGAAAGATAAAATGGGCACTCACCAGTATATTATAGATCATTTGCGCGCTCAGAAGGCCTATCAGTCGCAGAATTTCGTGGCGACGACGGCGGAAGACATTGCGGCCCAAAGTTACTTACAAAAAAAATCGGTGCCTTTGTCCCCAAACCTTGTTTAG
- a CDS encoding ribonucleoside-diphosphate reductase subunit alpha: protein MLETTAHIMRVKKRDGTLEPVDVTKIVERVTRNCQGLTQVDPLRVATKAISGLYDGATTNELDNLCIQTASLLIGEEPEYSRLAARLLSTYIDEEVRSQKIQSFADSVSFGFNKGLLSEATYKFVEANKAALCAAIEPYRTDRFEYFGLRTVYDRYLLKNPTSRQVFETPQYFFMRVACGLAQSVDEAVEFYRLISSHDYMASTPTLFNSGTARPQMSSCYLLDSPDDDLSAIYAKYTDIALLSKFAGGIGVAYSRVRSRGSLIKGTNGHSNGIIPWLKTMDSSVAAVNQGGKRKGAACVYLETWHADIEEFLEMRDNTGDEAKRTHNLNLANWVPDLFMKRVETDGMWSLFDPRVVPHFVDTYGPEFEAAYAEAEANKLYSKQIKARDLYSRMMKTLAQTGNGWMTFKDAANLKANQTGEAGNVIHLSNLCTEILEVTSNKETAVCNLGSVNLGRHVENGQFNFEKLAKSVRTAVKYLDRVVDINFYPIQTAQDSNHKWRPVGLGVMGLQDAFFQLKLPFDSAAARDLSMKIQEEIYYNALVTSCELAEKHGPHGAYEQTKAAKGLLQYDLWGVTPSQPERFEKLKERIKKHGLRNSLLIAIAPTATIASIVGCYEAIEPQVSNLFKRETLSGEFMQINKYLVSDLKAIGLWNEDVRNEIKLQEGSIQDVAAIPQQLKELYRNVWEIPMKSLIDMAADRGAYIDQAQSLNLFMESPTIGKVSSMYMYAWKKGVKTTYYLRSRPATKIAKTTVKATSNNAGLDSTPANMMDAAPAEAAPKKTYTDSEVIACSLENPEACEACQ, encoded by the coding sequence ATGTTGGAAACAACAGCTCACATCATGAGAGTAAAAAAGAGAGATGGCACACTTGAGCCGGTTGACGTAACGAAAATCGTTGAGCGTGTTACAAGAAATTGCCAAGGGTTGACTCAAGTAGACCCTCTTCGCGTAGCTACAAAAGCTATTAGTGGTCTATATGATGGTGCAACGACAAACGAACTAGATAATCTTTGTATTCAGACAGCGTCTTTGCTTATCGGTGAAGAGCCTGAGTATTCTCGTTTGGCTGCCCGTCTTCTTTCTACTTATATCGATGAAGAAGTGCGTTCTCAAAAAATCCAATCATTTGCTGATTCCGTTTCTTTTGGTTTCAACAAAGGCCTTTTGTCAGAAGCTACATATAAATTCGTAGAAGCTAACAAAGCGGCTCTTTGTGCCGCAATTGAACCATATCGCACAGATCGTTTTGAGTATTTCGGTCTTAGAACGGTTTATGACCGTTATCTATTGAAAAACCCAACTTCACGTCAGGTGTTTGAAACACCTCAATACTTCTTTATGCGTGTGGCTTGCGGTTTGGCGCAATCTGTAGACGAAGCAGTCGAGTTCTATCGTTTGATTTCTTCCCACGATTACATGGCGTCTACACCGACTCTATTTAACTCTGGTACAGCTCGCCCACAAATGTCTTCTTGCTATCTTTTGGATTCGCCAGATGACGACTTGTCTGCGATCTACGCTAAGTACACAGACATCGCTTTGCTTTCTAAATTCGCTGGCGGTATTGGTGTAGCCTACTCTCGCGTTCGTTCCCGTGGTTCTTTGATCAAAGGAACTAATGGTCACTCAAACGGTATCATTCCTTGGTTGAAAACCATGGATTCTTCCGTTGCGGCTGTGAACCAAGGTGGAAAACGTAAAGGTGCTGCCTGCGTTTATCTTGAAACTTGGCATGCTGACATCGAAGAGTTCCTTGAAATGCGCGATAACACCGGTGATGAAGCAAAACGTACTCATAACTTGAATCTTGCGAACTGGGTTCCAGATTTATTCATGAAACGCGTTGAAACTGATGGCATGTGGTCTTTGTTTGACCCACGTGTAGTGCCTCATTTCGTCGACACTTACGGTCCCGAGTTTGAAGCGGCTTACGCTGAAGCGGAAGCGAACAAACTTTACTCTAAGCAAATCAAAGCCCGTGATCTTTACTCTCGCATGATGAAAACTCTTGCGCAGACTGGTAACGGCTGGATGACATTTAAAGACGCTGCGAACTTAAAAGCCAACCAAACTGGCGAAGCTGGCAACGTTATTCACTTGTCAAATCTTTGCACTGAGATCTTAGAAGTGACTTCAAATAAAGAAACTGCAGTGTGCAACCTTGGTTCTGTAAACCTTGGTAGACACGTTGAAAACGGTCAATTCAACTTTGAAAAGCTTGCGAAATCTGTTCGCACAGCTGTGAAGTACCTAGACCGCGTTGTAGATATCAACTTCTACCCTATTCAAACTGCTCAGGACTCTAACCACAAATGGCGTCCAGTAGGTTTGGGAGTGATGGGTCTTCAGGATGCTTTCTTCCAATTGAAGCTTCCATTTGACTCTGCAGCGGCTCGTGATTTGTCTATGAAAATCCAAGAAGAGATCTACTACAATGCGCTAGTAACTTCTTGTGAATTAGCTGAAAAACACGGCCCTCATGGCGCTTACGAACAAACAAAAGCGGCTAAAGGTTTATTGCAATACGATCTTTGGGGCGTGACTCCGTCTCAACCAGAGCGTTTTGAAAAACTAAAAGAGCGCATTAAAAAGCATGGCCTAAGAAACTCTCTTCTTATCGCTATTGCTCCAACTGCGACTATCGCTTCTATCGTAGGTTGCTACGAAGCCATCGAACCGCAAGTTTCTAACTTGTTTAAACGTGAAACACTTTCTGGTGAATTCATGCAAATCAACAAGTACTTGGTTTCTGATTTAAAAGCGATTGGTCTTTGGAATGAAGACGTTCGTAACGAAATCAAACTTCAAGAAGGTTCCATCCAAGACGTCGCTGCAATTCCTCAACAATTGAAAGAATTGTACCGCAACGTATGGGAAATCCCGATGAAGTCATTGATCGATATGGCTGCTGATCGTGGCGCTTACATTGACCAAGCTCAATCTTTGAACTTGTTCATGGAAAGCCCGACAATCGGAAAAGTTTCTTCAATGTACATGTACGCGTGGAAGAAAGGTGTAAAAACCACTTATTACCTTCGCTCTCGTCCAGCGACTAAAATCGCTAAGACTACAGTGAAGGCAACTTCAAACAACGCAGGTCTTGATTCAACTCCAGCGAACATGATGGATGCAGCTCCTGCGGAAGCAGCTCCGAAGAAAACTTATACTGATTCAGAAGTGATCGCATGCTCTTTGGAAAACCCAGAAGCTTGCGAGGCTTGTCAGTAG
- a CDS encoding ribonucleotide-diphosphate reductase subunit beta, with protein sequence MILDPGFDLTLRPMKYPVFYEMYKNGIKNTWTVDEVDFSTDLVDLHSKMTPAERHLISRLVAFFATGDSIVGNNLVLNLYKHVNSPEGRMYLSRQLYEEALHVQFYLTLLDTYIPNPDERAEAFAAIENIPSIKKKGDFCFKWMDSINELDSLKTKEDRRRFLMNLICFATCVEGLFFYAAFAYVYFLRSKGLLQGLASGTNWVFRDESMHMAFAMEVIKTARKEEPDLFNSQMEDMVTQMLEDAIECEMEFANDVLQLGVAGLSPKDMRQYLEYCADQRLESLSIAPRYNVKNPFAFMELQDMQELANFFERRVSAYQVGVSGAVAFDEAF encoded by the coding sequence ATGATTTTAGATCCCGGTTTTGACTTAACATTACGCCCGATGAAATACCCAGTTTTTTACGAAATGTACAAAAACGGTATTAAGAACACTTGGACTGTAGACGAAGTAGACTTCTCTACAGACCTTGTAGACCTTCATTCAAAAATGACTCCAGCAGAAAGACATTTGATCTCTCGCTTGGTGGCATTCTTTGCAACTGGTGACTCTATCGTGGGGAACAATCTTGTATTGAACCTTTATAAACACGTGAACTCTCCTGAAGGTCGCATGTACTTGTCTCGTCAGCTTTATGAAGAGGCTTTACACGTTCAATTCTATTTGACCCTTTTGGATACTTACATTCCAAATCCAGATGAAAGAGCGGAAGCTTTCGCGGCGATTGAAAACATTCCTTCTATTAAGAAAAAAGGCGATTTCTGCTTTAAATGGATGGATTCAATCAACGAATTGGATTCTTTGAAAACCAAAGAAGACCGTCGTCGTTTCTTGATGAACTTGATCTGCTTTGCAACTTGCGTGGAAGGTCTGTTCTTCTATGCAGCTTTTGCTTACGTATACTTCTTGCGTTCAAAAGGTCTATTGCAAGGTCTTGCATCTGGTACTAACTGGGTATTCCGTGATGAATCTATGCATATGGCATTTGCGATGGAAGTGATCAAAACGGCTCGTAAAGAGGAGCCAGATCTTTTCAATTCTCAGATGGAAGACATGGTCACTCAGATGCTTGAAGATGCTATCGAGTGCGAAATGGAATTTGCGAATGACGTACTTCAACTGGGTGTTGCCGGTCTTTCACCAAAAGACATGAGACAATACCTTGAGTACTGCGCAGACCAACGCCTTGAAAGCTTAAGCATTGCTCCTCGTTACAACGTGAAAAATCCATTCGCGTTCATGGAGCTTCAAGACATGCAAGAGCTTGCAAACTTCTTTGAAAGAAGAGTTTCTGCTTACCAAGTCGGCGTTAGCGGAGCTGTTGCTTTCGACGAAGCATTCTAA
- a CDS encoding HTTM domain-containing protein, producing MKRLWQRWDDFWFAPQSLLGLAFMRILLCGTMFYLYSVRLSNLHYYTDESWIPKSLAIEVMPELSRPLFLWAFWPDSFNPLMHGLLVFFLGCLTLGVGGRIFAALAWVIGAGFIQRNYSVNFGADIIANLFLFYMIFANSCERLSIINLFRKKTYFKNADILSSLMIRMMQFQICVIYAYTGFEKLKGGSWWDGTALWSVMANPQMTTMDFSFLRSIPWIIPIMAYLTILFEVYFPAMVAWPKTRNVWLLIGVAFHMGIGVFMGLGPFATTMMSTYFLFIDPLILEQKVLPLVSKLDRRRI from the coding sequence ATGAAGCGTTTATGGCAGCGTTGGGATGACTTCTGGTTTGCTCCGCAAAGTCTTTTAGGCTTAGCATTCATGCGCATTCTTTTATGCGGAACCATGTTCTATTTATACTCAGTACGTTTATCTAATCTGCATTACTATACCGATGAAAGCTGGATCCCAAAATCCCTGGCAATAGAGGTAATGCCAGAGCTGTCACGCCCGTTATTTTTATGGGCTTTTTGGCCCGATTCTTTCAACCCGCTGATGCACGGATTATTGGTTTTCTTTTTGGGCTGTCTAACTTTAGGTGTAGGCGGAAGAATTTTTGCGGCGCTAGCGTGGGTGATTGGTGCGGGATTTATCCAGCGCAATTATTCGGTGAATTTCGGTGCTGATATCATCGCTAATTTATTTTTATTCTATATGATCTTCGCAAACTCCTGCGAGCGTTTAAGTATTATCAATCTTTTCCGGAAGAAGACTTATTTTAAGAATGCCGACATCTTAAGTTCGCTCATGATTCGCATGATGCAATTTCAAATTTGCGTGATTTACGCTTACACAGGATTTGAAAAATTAAAGGGCGGTAGCTGGTGGGACGGGACGGCCTTATGGAGTGTAATGGCCAATCCGCAAATGACCACCATGGATTTTTCTTTCCTAAGATCCATTCCGTGGATTATCCCTATCATGGCTTATCTGACCATTCTTTTTGAGGTTTACTTCCCTGCGATGGTGGCTTGGCCTAAAACCCGCAACGTCTGGCTTCTTATTGGGGTTGCTTTCCATATGGGGATTGGTGTGTTTATGGGTCTAGGGCCTTTTGCCACAACTATGATGTCGACCTATTTTCTGTTTATTGATCCGCTCATTTTGGAACAGAAAGTCCTGCCCCTTGTCTCAAAACTAGACCGCCGTAGAATCTGA
- the scpB gene encoding SMC-Scp complex subunit ScpB — protein sequence MSDEKDLMNDELDQAVETEIEEGAELSLDGIESEASIFLQEEEESEGFLPEATDEETEEAEMAADDVSVEGTELDGFDSAEIEEVEFVEEERLESIVESVLFASDRPVSLASLKLLFKGTNIRTDKIRRALDQLAVEYAGGRRGVTLEEVPGGYQLRTKIDNMEFLKRTLKARQFKLSGPALEVLSIVAYKQPTVKAEVDEIRGVESGHLLRALMEKNLVCFEGKSELPGRPMQYGTTKKFLEIFGLRTLKELPTLSQIDELLPEGIDEVQAEEKPTLASITDSMSETFNGSYSQGEEELMKIQSQLEDIATTSNFFEEEKRRQAEKRDQERAQNIRDALAFGEPVSTRDANWLKKYDEALAAGTSLVAIAAEKKAAFMKPKSAEAGGAEASDDAEAEAASEEMMASEGEESEEMSDEMAEAIEDFDNDEDLDEASDDQLLADAESDVDSDDEESSDEDELPFLGEADDIDEEGEASV from the coding sequence ATGTCAGACGAAAAAGATTTGATGAACGACGAATTAGATCAAGCTGTAGAAACTGAAATCGAAGAAGGTGCTGAACTTTCTTTAGATGGAATTGAGTCTGAAGCTTCAATCTTCCTACAAGAAGAGGAAGAATCAGAAGGCTTCCTTCCTGAAGCAACAGATGAAGAAACTGAAGAAGCTGAAATGGCTGCTGATGACGTTTCTGTTGAAGGTACAGAGCTTGATGGCTTTGATTCAGCTGAAATCGAAGAAGTTGAATTCGTAGAAGAAGAGCGCCTTGAAAGCATCGTAGAAAGCGTTCTTTTCGCGAGCGATCGTCCAGTGAGCCTAGCATCATTAAAATTACTATTTAAAGGCACAAATATCCGCACGGATAAAATCCGTAGAGCCCTTGATCAATTAGCGGTTGAGTACGCGGGCGGGCGTCGTGGTGTTACTTTGGAAGAAGTTCCAGGCGGCTACCAGCTTCGTACCAAAATCGACAATATGGAATTCTTAAAGCGCACTTTGAAAGCTCGTCAATTCAAGCTTTCTGGTCCAGCTTTAGAGGTTCTTTCTATCGTTGCTTATAAACAGCCAACTGTAAAAGCTGAGGTGGATGAAATCCGTGGCGTAGAGTCTGGTCACTTGTTGCGCGCATTGATGGAAAAGAACTTGGTTTGCTTTGAAGGTAAATCAGAACTTCCAGGTCGCCCTATGCAATACGGAACGACTAAAAAGTTCCTAGAAATCTTTGGTCTTCGCACTTTAAAAGAACTTCCAACTTTATCACAAATCGATGAGTTGTTACCGGAAGGTATCGATGAAGTTCAAGCTGAAGAAAAACCAACTCTAGCCTCAATCACAGATTCCATGTCTGAGACTTTCAACGGTTCTTACTCTCAAGGTGAAGAAGAACTTATGAAAATCCAATCTCAGCTTGAAGATATCGCGACAACTTCAAATTTCTTTGAAGAAGAAAAACGTCGCCAAGCTGAAAAACGCGATCAAGAGCGCGCACAAAACATCCGTGATGCTTTGGCATTCGGTGAGCCTGTGTCGACTCGTGATGCGAATTGGTTAAAAAAATACGATGAAGCTTTGGCTGCGGGTACTTCACTTGTAGCAATTGCTGCTGAAAAGAAAGCTGCTTTCATGAAGCCGAAATCGGCGGAAGCCGGCGGTGCTGAAGCGTCAGACGACGCGGAAGCTGAAGCAGCTTCAGAAGAAATGATGGCTTCTGAAGGCGAAGAGTCTGAAGAGATGTCAGACGAAATGGCTGAGGCGATTGAGGACTTCGATAATGACGAAGACCTTGATGAAGCTTCTGATGATCAGCTTTTGGCAGATGCAGAATCTGATGTTGACTCTGACGACGAAGAGTCTTCTGATGAAGATGAGCTGCCATTTTTAGGAGAAGCTGATGACATCGACGAAGAAGGCGAAGCTTCTGTTTAA
- a CDS encoding segregation and condensation protein A, protein MSITVQLPKFEGPLGLLLYLIRKEEMDIMDIKVHEITKQYLDYIKLMKELDLEVAGEFVAMASTLIQIKSRMLLPQYDENGEVVEAEDPRKELVQKLLEYQKFQEAAKLLYDRPLVGRDVWLRGTRESLTEKEEEIILEDNALFSLISSYRRVLRSVKKKIHQVAAKAQSISSRILEMKDRLLVGQKITLIELVTATEDRARQTLITFLSLLELGKMGFVGLYQSEAYSDIWVDTKKPIETDVLSRVEEYDSMRADEVAAKMMEDSKKIAEDEDLLADTEEEQAQPAQLQLELGAGLPDGIDFLENAADDIASDDEILAAENELFNEEVAPVEVASEVGVELEFSSEARVDQVATNDMPDAEV, encoded by the coding sequence ATGAGTATTACAGTTCAGTTGCCTAAATTCGAAGGACCGCTGGGGCTTCTTCTTTATCTAATCCGTAAAGAAGAAATGGATATCATGGACATAAAAGTTCATGAGATCACCAAGCAGTACCTTGATTACATCAAGTTGATGAAAGAATTGGATCTGGAAGTGGCCGGCGAGTTTGTCGCTATGGCTTCAACTTTGATTCAAATTAAATCCCGCATGCTGCTTCCTCAGTACGATGAAAACGGTGAGGTTGTTGAAGCGGAAGATCCACGTAAAGAACTTGTTCAAAAACTTCTTGAGTATCAAAAGTTCCAGGAAGCCGCAAAACTTCTTTATGATCGTCCGTTGGTTGGTCGTGACGTATGGTTGCGCGGGACCCGTGAATCATTAACTGAAAAAGAAGAAGAAATTATCCTAGAAGACAATGCTTTGTTTTCTTTAATTTCTAGCTACCGCCGCGTTCTTCGTTCGGTGAAAAAGAAAATTCACCAAGTGGCTGCGAAAGCTCAGTCGATCTCTAGCCGCATCCTTGAAATGAAGGATCGTTTGTTAGTGGGTCAAAAAATCACTTTGATTGAGCTAGTAACAGCAACAGAAGACCGTGCTCGCCAAACTTTGATCACATTCTTATCTTTGCTTGAACTTGGTAAAATGGGCTTTGTTGGCCTTTACCAATCAGAAGCTTATTCTGACATCTGGGTTGATACTAAAAAACCGATTGAGACCGACGTTCTTAGCCGTGTTGAAGAGTACGATTCTATGAGAGCTGATGAAGTCGCAGCGAAGATGATGGAAGATTCCAAAAAGATCGCTGAAGACGAAGATTTGTTGGCGGATACAGAAGAAGAGCAAGCGCAACCAGCACAATTGCAATTGGAACTGGGTGCAGGTCTTCCTGATGGAATTGATTTTTTAGAAAACGCAGCAGACGACATTGCGTCTGATGACGAAATTCTTGCCGCTGAAAATGAATTGTTTAATGAAGAAGTTGCGCCTGTAGAAGTCGCTAGCGAAGTTGGAGTTGAATTAGAATTCTCCAGTGAAGCTAGAGTGGATCAGGTGGCTACTAATGACATGCCGGATGCTGAAGTTTAA